One genomic region from Labeo rohita strain BAU-BD-2019 chromosome 7, IGBB_LRoh.1.0, whole genome shotgun sequence encodes:
- the casp23 gene encoding caspase-23 isoform X2, giving the protein MTEEDSWDEDLEEDAAIAGVFQHLSIHKQPIGKSERNSEVRPSNERVDFVTLPCGHRMPTDYVVAWFKYYIKQKKTEFSCPHFKEVQGKSCGVKLSYQDISQLIPLTDKQREFLEENLATLVARRLFDFKACPGCQSNVERRDRSNLCVQCTICTANLKRTYYFCWRCRREWKGPANNSVRCDNNGCGQRVKTSDPLIPCKPEFKRRMLEENHDDIYPIKDKSRDRKRLALLINNVEFKSIHLDDRTGAEKDEQSMEVLLKGLGYTVITLRDLSAQGMLAAMRDFAQREEHAESDSCFVVLMSHGDASGICGVFDCFDNEEEEDIFSIDEIFNCLNTPNCAGLRDKPKIILIQACRGDKEGGVDVEDAVPRRRRKTEHREKDFSCLRSCTPDTVSYRNKKIGSHFIQDTVEIFNQHAHEDDIEELFRKVLKKFKMTHPDQMPCKERTTLSKKFYLFPGL; this is encoded by the exons ATGACGGAAGAGGATAGCTGGGATGAAGATTTGGAAGAAGACGCCGCGATAGCAGGGGTTTTCCAACACTTGA GTATCCACAAACAACCTATTGGAAAATCAGAGCGTAATTCTGAAGTACGGCCATCAAATGAAAGAGTGGACTTTG TTACATTGCCCTGTGGTCATCGAATGCCTACAGACTATGTTGTTGCTTGGTTCAAGTATTATATTAAACAG AAAAAGACTGAATTTTCCTGCCCTCATTTTAAAGAGGTTCAGGGGAAATCCTGTGGTGTAAAGCTGTCTTATCAGGATATCAGTCAGCTGATACCACTGACAGACAAACAGCGGGAATTCTTAGAGGAGAATCTCGCTACTCTTGTTGCTAGAAGGCTGTTTGACTTTAAAGCC TGTCCAGGTTGTCAGTCTAATGTGGAAAGACGGGATCGAAGTAACCTGTGTGTACAATGCACTATCTGCACGGCCAACCTGAAACGGACCTACTACTTCTGCTGGAGGTGCCGCAGGGAATGGAAGGGGCCAGCCAATAATTCAGTGCGGtgtgacaataatggctgtggACAGAGAGTg AAAACCTCCGATCCTCTTATACCATGCAAACCTGAGTTTAAAAGGAGAATGCTTGAAGAAAACCATGACGAT ATATACCCAATAAAAGACAAATCCCGTGACAGAAAACGTTTGGCACTGCTTATCAACAATGTGGAATTTAAAAGCATACATTTAGATGACAGGACTGGGGCGGAAAAGGATGAACAGAGTATGGAAGTGCTGCTTAAAGGTCTGGGTTACACTGTGATCACACTCAGAGACCTCAGTGCACAG GGTATGCTTGCTGCCATGCGAGACTTCGCCCAGCGAGAGGAACACGCTGAATCGGACAGCTGCTTTGTGGTGTTGATGTCCCATGGAGATGCCAGTGGAATCTGTGGAGTTTTTGACTGTTTTGACAATGAAGAAGAAGAGGACATTTTTTCAATAGATGAAATTTTTAATTGCTTGAACACTCCAAATTGTGCTGGATTGCGGGACAAGCCAAAAATCATCCTTATCCAGGCGTGTAGGGGTG ATAAAGAAGGTGGTGTGGATGTCGAGGACGCTGTGCCAAGACGCAGGAGAAAAACAGAGCACCGTGAAAAAGACTTCTCTTGCCTGAGATCATGTACTCCAG ATACTGTGTCCTACAGAAACAAAAAGATTGGCTCACATTTCATCCAAGACACTGTGGAAATATTTAATCAGCATGCCCACGAGGATGACATCGAGGAGCTCTTCAGAAAG GTCCTTAAGAAGTTCAAGATGACACATCCTGATCAAATGCCATGCAAAGAAAGAACAACGTTATCTAAAAAATTCTACCTCTTCCCTGGGTTGTAG
- the casp23 gene encoding caspase-23 isoform X1, whose protein sequence is MTEEDSWDEDLEEDAAIAGVFQHLSIHKQPIGKSERNSEVRPSNERVDFVTLPCGHRMPTDYVVAWFKYYIKQKKTEFSCPHFKEVQGKSCGVKLSYQDISQLIPLTDKQREFLEENLATLVARRLFDFKACPGCQSNVERRDRSNLCVQCTICTANLKRTYYFCWRCRREWKGPANNSVRCDNNGCGQRVKTSDPLIPCKPEFKRRMLEENHDDIYPIKDKSRDRKRLALLINNVEFKSIHLDDRTGAEKDEQSMEVLLKGLGYTVITLRDLSAQGMLAAMRDFAQREEHAESDSCFVVLMSHGDASGICGVFDCFDNEEEEDIFSIDEIFNCLNTPNCAGLRDKPKIILIQACRGEPHPFQETSFGKCGPHVIDKEGGVDVEDAVPRRRRKTEHREKDFSCLRSCTPDTVSYRNKKIGSHFIQDTVEIFNQHAHEDDIEELFRKVLKKFKMTHPDQMPCKERTTLSKKFYLFPGL, encoded by the exons ATGACGGAAGAGGATAGCTGGGATGAAGATTTGGAAGAAGACGCCGCGATAGCAGGGGTTTTCCAACACTTGA GTATCCACAAACAACCTATTGGAAAATCAGAGCGTAATTCTGAAGTACGGCCATCAAATGAAAGAGTGGACTTTG TTACATTGCCCTGTGGTCATCGAATGCCTACAGACTATGTTGTTGCTTGGTTCAAGTATTATATTAAACAG AAAAAGACTGAATTTTCCTGCCCTCATTTTAAAGAGGTTCAGGGGAAATCCTGTGGTGTAAAGCTGTCTTATCAGGATATCAGTCAGCTGATACCACTGACAGACAAACAGCGGGAATTCTTAGAGGAGAATCTCGCTACTCTTGTTGCTAGAAGGCTGTTTGACTTTAAAGCC TGTCCAGGTTGTCAGTCTAATGTGGAAAGACGGGATCGAAGTAACCTGTGTGTACAATGCACTATCTGCACGGCCAACCTGAAACGGACCTACTACTTCTGCTGGAGGTGCCGCAGGGAATGGAAGGGGCCAGCCAATAATTCAGTGCGGtgtgacaataatggctgtggACAGAGAGTg AAAACCTCCGATCCTCTTATACCATGCAAACCTGAGTTTAAAAGGAGAATGCTTGAAGAAAACCATGACGAT ATATACCCAATAAAAGACAAATCCCGTGACAGAAAACGTTTGGCACTGCTTATCAACAATGTGGAATTTAAAAGCATACATTTAGATGACAGGACTGGGGCGGAAAAGGATGAACAGAGTATGGAAGTGCTGCTTAAAGGTCTGGGTTACACTGTGATCACACTCAGAGACCTCAGTGCACAG GGTATGCTTGCTGCCATGCGAGACTTCGCCCAGCGAGAGGAACACGCTGAATCGGACAGCTGCTTTGTGGTGTTGATGTCCCATGGAGATGCCAGTGGAATCTGTGGAGTTTTTGACTGTTTTGACAATGAAGAAGAAGAGGACATTTTTTCAATAGATGAAATTTTTAATTGCTTGAACACTCCAAATTGTGCTGGATTGCGGGACAAGCCAAAAATCATCCTTATCCAGGCGTGTAGGGGTG AGCCTCATCCATTTCAAGAAACATCCTTTGGCAAATGTGGCCCTCATGTTATAGATAAAGAAGGTGGTGTGGATGTCGAGGACGCTGTGCCAAGACGCAGGAGAAAAACAGAGCACCGTGAAAAAGACTTCTCTTGCCTGAGATCATGTACTCCAG ATACTGTGTCCTACAGAAACAAAAAGATTGGCTCACATTTCATCCAAGACACTGTGGAAATATTTAATCAGCATGCCCACGAGGATGACATCGAGGAGCTCTTCAGAAAG GTCCTTAAGAAGTTCAAGATGACACATCCTGATCAAATGCCATGCAAAGAAAGAACAACGTTATCTAAAAAATTCTACCTCTTCCCTGGGTTGTAG
- the oxa1l gene encoding mitochondrial inner membrane protein OXA1L translates to MAALRGRVVTECLTTCMFRQTSTASISTLPIVMTRNKWFAPRSHLHTGRGSRGPLVRALLGCPNHGKFLLVSAVAVRHNSSQTTETVQSISTPAETVDAAVSVPFSIPSPSADPAPAVTPPITEQVAEAPITALDVLQEVGAEASLSELGLGSHTPVGLIQNLLEFMHVSVGLPWWGAIVAGTIIARCAVFPVIVKGQREAAKLNNVMPEMTKLTSRMNEAKQSGNKFEFSKAYTDLMMFQKKHDVNPLRGFLVPMVQAPVFISFFIALRKMAYLPVPSLQTGGLWWFTDLTAADPFYILPLAVTGTMFAILELGAESGVDNPNLRAMKTVFRIMPFVILPMTISFPTAVFTYWMTSNLFSLGQVALLRHPFVRQKLRIPERITHPPSALPPNEGFIKSIKKGWKNAQLAQQLEERERRIKGHLDMAAKGPLRQTFTHNPLQQSAEPMSTGKPSQSKQDKKRPWEETIG, encoded by the exons ATGGCTGCGCTCAGGGGCAGAGTGGTCACAGAATGTCTTACAACATGTATGTTTCGACAAACAAGCACAGCGAGCATTTCCACTCTTCCTATTGTTATGACAAGGAATAAG TGGTTTGCACCAAGATCACATCTTCACACTGGCAGAGGAAGTAGGGGTCCTCTAGTTAGGGCACTTCTTGGGTGTCCCAATCATGGCAAGTTCCTGCTGGTCAGCGCTGTGGCGGTCAGACACAACAGCTCACAG acTACAGAAACTGTGCAGAGCATTTCAACTCCAGCTGAAACTGTAGATGCTGCTGTATCTGTCCCATTCTCCATTCCAAGTCCTTCTGCTGACCCCGCCCCCGCAGTCACACCACCAATCACAGAGCAGGTGGCCGAGGCTCCTATCACTGCATTGGATGTTCTGCAGGAGGTTGGAGCTGAAGCCAGCCTATCAGAGCTTGGCCTGGGCAGCCACACACCTGTGGGCCTGATCCAGAATCTGTTGGAGTTTATGCATGTTAGTGTTGGGCTGCCATGGTGGGGAGCCATTGTTGCag GCACCATTATTGCTCGGTGTGCTGTGTTCCCAGTCATTGTAAAGGGACAGAGGGAAGCAGCCAAACTGAACAATGTCATGCCAGAAATGACCAAGCTCACCAGCCGCATGAACGAGGCCAAGCAGAGCGGTAACAAATTCGAAT TTTCTAAAGCATACACTGACTTGATGATGTTTCAGAAGAAACATGATGTGAACCCTTTGCGTGGGTTTCTAGTGCCCATGGTACAG GCTCCAGTCTTCATCTCTTTCTTCATCGCCTTGCGTAAGATGGCATATCTCCCCGTACCAAGTCTGCAGACTGGCGGCCTCTGGTGGTTCACAGACCTTACTGCAGCTGATCCATTTTACATTCTCCCCCTTGCTGTGACTGGCACTATGTTTGCCATCTTAGAG TTGGGAGCTGAGTCTGGTGTAGACAACCCCAATCTGAGAGCCATGAAGACTGTCTTCAGGATCATGCCCTTTGTGATCCTCCCTATGACAATTAGCTTTCCCACG GCGGTGTTCACCTACTGGATGACCTCTAACCTCTTCTCACTGGGTCAGGTGGCCCTGCTGAGGCACCCATTCGTGAGACAGAAGTTACGCATCCCGGAACGCATCACACACCCACCGTCAGCACTACCTCCCAATGAAGGTTTCATAAAAAGCATCAAGAAAG GATGGAAGAATGCCCAGTTGGCACAGCAGCTGGAGGAAAGAGAAAGGAGAATTAAAGGACACCTGGATATGGCAGCCAAAG gtccTCTGAGGCAGACTTTTACCCATAACCCCCTTCAGCAGTCTGCAGAACCAATGTCAACCGGAAAACCAAGTCAGTCGAAACAAGACAAGAAGAGGCCATGGGAAGAGACGATTGGCTAG